The nucleotide sequence ATTGAGGGACACACGGACTCTGATGGTACTGAGGATATGAATTGGCGGCTTTCCATGGAGCGTGCCCTGCATACCTATCAAGTTATGACTCGCGAACGGCCGCTGTTGGGAGCCATGCGGAGTCGCCAAGTGCGGGCTGACGAGGGCGTCTCAGGTGGAGTCGGCTACCCGTTGATGTCTGTCGCAGGCTATGGCCTAAAAAGACCGGTGGCTCCCAATGACAGTCCCGAAAACAAGCGGCGCAACAGACGTATCGACATCCGATTCATCATGACTCCACCCAGCGAAAAAGAAGTAAATGCCGCCAAGAGGCTGCTCGAATGAGTCTGACACTCAAAGACATATTGAAAGCTTGGCAGAATCCCGTCTGTCCGATCCGCTCAATGGAGTTTCCCACTTCCAAGGCAGTAGAGGCTGCAAGGCGAATTGGTGAGGGGGTGGACAGACAAACAAAACCGCCGATTGATCTGTCAATGCTGCGAACAAAAATTGTCCAGGCTGCCAAAAGCAAAGATTTTTCGGCCTTTGATGTTCTTGATTGGCGCTACTCCACAATGTGTTTAGACAAGGAGAGCGGTCTTCTTGAGGAGATGACTCTTCTCCAAGCCTACCTAGGAGCGCTGGCACAGCGGGCCAAGGGGCGCATTCTACGCGGACTGGCAAGGGTTTATGTCCATGTTTTCAGTTCCTTCCCATCCGCCGCCAGCATCCTTGCCGCATTTTTGGCCTCTCGTGCAGACGCCATGGGGCGGCGGTGGGCAGACCCGGCAAAAAAGTATCACCTCTTTAATCCTGACCAAGTTGTGGCTTCCCTGGCTAGGCACTTGCTCCGCCAGGATGTCGATGCGTCACATGGATATGTGGCCGCCCTGGATCAAGCAGGTTTGCCACCGGGTATAGCCGTATCTGAACTCGGTATAAGCATTTTTCAGGCGGCTCTTCGGCAGGCCTCCAAACAGGGTAACCGTTTGGACTCACAGGAGGTGGCACAACGTATCATCGACCTCTCATCCAATGGGGAAGGAGGCTTGGCCCTCCAGGGAGCCAACCTAGTGGTTCGGGAGGTCACAAATGCACTGCTTATGCCTTTCCGAGCAACAAAGGGTGACGAAACTATTCGTAATCGAGTGAAGACGTTCCTTTTGAACAAGTTGCACGACCCTCGGTTGGACCGTGCCCTATGGCTTCCTGTGCGTGAAGAAGCCAAAGCGGTTATGCATGGGTGGTTGACTGAGCAATCGCTGGAGTTGTTTTTGGGCATCGTTGACCGTGTGTCTGATATGGATGAGGATGCCCGCCGCATGTGGCAAATGCGGGGGAAGTTCTGGAGGGCCTATCACCGGAAAGGGTTCATCAATGAGGCCTGGGTTGTTCTGGGTGTCAATGGGGTTCGGGA is from Fundidesulfovibrio soli and encodes:
- a CDS encoding EH signature domain-containing protein produces the protein MSLTLKDILKAWQNPVCPIRSMEFPTSKAVEAARRIGEGVDRQTKPPIDLSMLRTKIVQAAKSKDFSAFDVLDWRYSTMCLDKESGLLEEMTLLQAYLGALAQRAKGRILRGLARVYVHVFSSFPSAASILAAFLASRADAMGRRWADPAKKYHLFNPDQVVASLARHLLRQDVDASHGYVAALDQAGLPPGIAVSELGISIFQAALRQASKQGNRLDSQEVAQRIIDLSSNGEGGLALQGANLVVREVTNALLMPFRATKGDETIRNRVKTFLLNKLHDPRLDRALWLPVREEAKAVMHGWLTEQSLELFLGIVDRVSDMDEDARRMWQMRGKFWRAYHRKGFINEAWVVLGVNGVREARRINLQADSPLGQALSYAELTYSTDIMNHIVLIMKIDNLVVVDWSHNGRCHIWSDRNKYAPALYRPRYSKNDLTQGSEKPGPYTHYAGGTWRENVAEHIRRETGRRVLANDYR